One genomic window of Deinococcus misasensis DSM 22328 includes the following:
- a CDS encoding helix-turn-helix domain-containing protein — protein MTEHPTRSIKLMLNAGRDGKQLIQRGFPRKLVYNTRQEYIDARGFIRCSELATMLGITRAALWATATRRGMGKLLGLQLFFNEDECELLTNLYTVPEGYVPIKRLGNTQVVWGWFHRQHPEHKHHLKWCTTPTQTGGWYVSPEGQTLFKNRTKKTPPEEVASLRQSISAMRSKGMTCKDIAKTLGCSEAKIFWHLRRMKKEAL, from the coding sequence ATGACAGAACACCCCACCCGTTCCATCAAACTCATGCTGAATGCTGGCCGAGATGGGAAGCAGCTCATCCAGCGTGGGTTCCCCAGAAAGCTCGTTTACAACACCCGACAGGAGTACATTGATGCCCGCGGGTTCATCCGATGCAGTGAACTGGCCACCATGTTGGGAATCACCCGTGCAGCCCTCTGGGCCACTGCGACCCGCAGAGGCATGGGGAAGCTCCTCGGGTTGCAACTGTTCTTCAATGAAGATGAGTGTGAGCTGTTGACCAACTTGTACACCGTTCCTGAGGGCTATGTGCCCATCAAACGCCTCGGGAATACTCAGGTGGTCTGGGGTTGGTTTCACAGGCAGCACCCAGAGCACAAGCACCACCTGAAGTGGTGCACCACCCCCACCCAAACTGGAGGATGGTACGTCAGCCCAGAAGGACAAACCCTCTTCAAGAACCGCACCAAGAAAACTCCACCTGAGGAGGTTGCATCCCTACGCCAAAGCATTTCGGCCATGCGCAGCAAAGGCATGACCTGCAAAGACATCGCCAAAACTCTGGGGTGCAGTGAAGCAAAAATCTTCTGGCATCTCAGGCGAATGAAAAAGGAAGCACTTTGA
- a CDS encoding ATP-binding protein — MTEHAGGKFRGALTQALSASAAPSAQVGMPLERFQAWRASPLSISQKDHDRICMGGFVDVQKADGVTASAKCPMCEFQRSQQDFVRKLRTAGVGERYLNVEWDDLDLSEPIFQRIRKACGNIDRIVREGRSLILWGKPGLGKTQMSVLIGKAALRAGYSVHLVNLGRVACMVRDYESAELSEAQAVAMMASADLLLLEDLGAGESDKLKVERRLLYLALEERMNNNRPTIITTNCTVPELTDVYGARIMHRLQPCQMLEVNHKTNFRLRVVDELW; from the coding sequence ATGACAGAGCATGCAGGTGGTAAATTCCGTGGTGCACTCACACAAGCCCTCTCTGCCAGCGCTGCCCCCAGTGCACAAGTGGGAATGCCTCTGGAGCGCTTTCAGGCGTGGCGGGCTTCTCCCCTGTCCATCTCCCAGAAGGACCACGACCGCATTTGCATGGGGGGTTTTGTGGACGTGCAGAAGGCCGATGGCGTAACGGCCAGTGCGAAATGCCCGATGTGTGAATTCCAGCGGTCCCAGCAGGACTTCGTGCGGAAACTCAGGACTGCTGGCGTGGGGGAACGCTACCTGAATGTGGAATGGGATGATCTGGACCTCTCAGAGCCCATCTTCCAGCGGATCCGGAAGGCCTGCGGGAACATTGACCGGATTGTCCGGGAGGGTCGGTCTTTGATCCTGTGGGGCAAGCCGGGTCTGGGGAAAACCCAGATGTCGGTGCTGATCGGCAAAGCTGCCCTCCGTGCGGGGTACTCGGTCCATCTGGTGAACTTGGGGCGTGTGGCGTGCATGGTGCGTGATTACGAGTCTGCAGAGCTGTCTGAGGCTCAAGCGGTGGCCATGATGGCATCAGCGGACCTGCTCCTGCTGGAGGACCTTGGGGCTGGTGAGAGCGACAAACTGAAAGTGGAGCGTCGCCTGCTGTATTTGGCTCTGGAGGAGCGGATGAACAACAACCGCCCGACGATCATCACCACGAATTGCACGGTCCCAGAGTTGACGGACGTGTACGGTGCGCGGATCATGCACCGCCTTCAGCCCTGCCAGATGCTGGAGGTGAACCACAAAACGAACTTCCGTTTGCGGGTTGTTGATGAACTCTGGTGA
- a CDS encoding 3'-5' exonuclease — protein MSEALNKFKQLAQDENLVVIDVETTGLGKKPHEHLDEIVEITILNLHGQVLLRELVQPVQLIPQVVINIHGINNVMVRGAPTWREVAPMVQDVLEGKIVTAWNLSFDIELMRQSSLARRMNPIPRNWREQCAMDLYAQLTALPGQERAKFVNLKKACERENIDQSQFEGLHSATGDCQRVLAIIKAMATRDPGEFLW, from the coding sequence ATGTCAGAAGCCCTCAACAAGTTCAAGCAGCTCGCTCAGGACGAAAACCTCGTGGTTATCGACGTGGAAACCACAGGACTGGGCAAAAAACCCCACGAGCACCTTGATGAAATCGTGGAAATCACCATCCTGAACCTCCACGGCCAAGTGCTCCTGCGGGAACTGGTGCAGCCCGTGCAGCTCATCCCTCAGGTGGTCATCAACATCCACGGCATCAACAACGTGATGGTGCGTGGTGCGCCCACATGGCGGGAAGTGGCCCCGATGGTGCAGGACGTGCTCGAAGGGAAAATTGTCACCGCATGGAACCTGTCCTTTGATATTGAACTCATGCGCCAGAGCAGCCTCGCCAGACGCATGAACCCCATCCCCCGAAACTGGCGTGAGCAGTGCGCGATGGACCTGTACGCCCAACTGACCGCCCTGCCCGGACAGGAACGCGCAAAATTCGTGAACCTCAAAAAAGCCTGCGAGCGGGAAAACATCGACCAGAGCCAGTTCGAGGGCCTGCACTCCGCCACGGGGGACTGCCAGAGGGTCCTTGCCATCATCAAAGCCATGGCCACCCGTGACCCCGGAGAATTCCTGTGGTGA
- a CDS encoding phosphoadenosine phosphosulfate reductase family protein produces the protein MKQTGLFEDQETSTSVALSWVAKDALVVANHSGGKDSQAMLIKLLEWVPREQLLVVHASLGDVEWPDALEHAQQQAEAAGLPFVVAKAGKSLLGMVEGRFEARPEVPSWPSASHRQCTSDLKRGPIEREVRRYAREHGFQVVINCMGIRAEESPRRAKAIAWRRNEGQSVASREWFDWLPIHDLLKTDVLRIIREAGQELHPAYASGNERLSCVFCILASANDLRNGAIRNPELYQRYVELERKTGYTMHQSRKSLPEITGVEI, from the coding sequence ATGAAGCAAACGGGACTTTTCGAGGATCAGGAGACCAGCACCAGCGTGGCCCTCAGTTGGGTTGCCAAGGATGCGCTGGTTGTGGCGAACCACAGCGGAGGCAAGGACAGTCAGGCCATGCTGATCAAATTGCTGGAATGGGTGCCCAGAGAGCAGCTGCTGGTGGTGCACGCCTCCCTCGGGGATGTGGAGTGGCCGGACGCTCTGGAGCATGCACAACAGCAGGCGGAAGCTGCGGGGTTGCCTTTCGTGGTCGCCAAGGCCGGGAAAAGCCTCCTCGGGATGGTTGAAGGCAGGTTTGAGGCCCGTCCAGAGGTCCCCAGTTGGCCCAGTGCATCCCACAGGCAGTGCACGAGCGACCTGAAGCGTGGACCCATTGAGCGGGAGGTGCGCAGGTACGCCAGAGAGCATGGCTTTCAGGTGGTCATCAACTGCATGGGCATCCGTGCCGAGGAATCCCCCAGACGTGCTAAGGCCATCGCGTGGCGTCGCAATGAAGGGCAGAGCGTCGCAAGCCGGGAGTGGTTCGACTGGCTGCCCATCCACGACCTCCTGAAAACGGACGTCCTGAGGATCATTCGGGAGGCGGGGCAGGAACTCCACCCCGCTTACGCCTCTGGGAATGAACGCCTGTCCTGCGTGTTCTGCATCCTCGCCAGCGCAAACGACTTGCGGAACGGGGCCATCAGGAACCCTGAGTTGTACCAGCGTTACGTCGAACTGGAGAGGAAAACCGGGTACACCATGCACCAGTCCCGAAAGTCCCTCCCAGAAATCACAGGAGTTGAGATATGA
- a CDS encoding helix-turn-helix transcriptional regulator: MPGVKSNSTRSVAVLAVEAYRLIAEKPGHFNQQALAEAMQESKTRVHRIVTDLEEAGLVFVHQTKLTTVQPEPEPVSHSGGGNPPGPCSSC, from the coding sequence ATGCCCGGAGTGAAATCAAACAGCACCAGATCCGTGGCTGTGCTGGCTGTGGAAGCCTACAGGCTCATTGCAGAGAAGCCCGGCCACTTCAACCAACAGGCACTGGCTGAGGCCATGCAGGAATCCAAGACCAGAGTCCACCGGATTGTCACGGACTTGGAGGAAGCGGGTCTGGTTTTTGTGCACCAGACCAAATTGACCACTGTGCAACCAGAGCCTGAGCCTGTCTCGCATTCAGGTGGGGGGAATCCTCCCGGCCCTTGCTCGTCGTGCTGA
- a CDS encoding VRR-NUC domain-containing protein produces the protein MSNDHLIRQLEENARDGSGFAVIQLRKLEEQGVDIGERARRLIAPKKPQQEVAEKPKRPTAHEFKKESEFQSVVVTTLRTRGYMVTEGPKGSAGNGAVYYTAGTPDLTILKDGRVCWIELKQPTGRLSPEQQQWHEDCRTHGGLVFVAHDLYEVWDALEKAGML, from the coding sequence GTGAGCAACGATCACCTCATCCGACAACTCGAAGAAAACGCCCGGGATGGAAGCGGCTTCGCTGTGATCCAACTGCGCAAACTGGAAGAGCAGGGTGTGGACATCGGTGAGCGTGCCCGCCGATTGATCGCCCCAAAGAAACCCCAGCAGGAGGTTGCGGAGAAACCCAAACGCCCAACCGCCCACGAATTCAAGAAGGAAAGCGAATTCCAGAGCGTCGTGGTCACCACCCTCCGCACACGGGGTTACATGGTCACTGAAGGCCCCAAGGGGTCCGCTGGCAACGGGGCTGTCTACTACACGGCAGGCACCCCGGACCTGACCATCCTCAAAGACGGGCGTGTTTGCTGGATTGAGTTGAAGCAACCCACAGGCAGACTGTCCCCAGAGCAGCAGCAGTGGCATGAGGACTGCCGGACCCATGGCGGTCTGGTGTTCGTTGCCCACGACCTGTACGAAGTCTGGGATGCACTGGAGAAGGCAGGGATGTTGTGA